The Streptomyces sp. NBC_00224 genome has a window encoding:
- a CDS encoding PAS domain-containing protein — MTQTADEFGDELADFVRRVGELRTARSQSDGEQRVVLDAALFELQHVVDQLWPRYEQFVADATGAPGSPGDRQERLLLKALFQRLPLPVALVDRETVVRRLNFAATGLTGARAGYATGRPLAALLMPGDRAAFRSQAAAVARGEGDRGLTVRLQQRPEEPLLATLTALRPPDEPHPAVLVVFQPGISRAASAAAPPPEVPDLAESTRHARLMDLVDTMAAALLRLPPGDRTEVLATAARVLCGRFAQWVVADAVEGGLRRVAVLGPAAEEDSALRRAMAGQDPSRAPLVAEAARAGATSLQVQPEDTDGFGHDPSGAPVLARADVTSLLCVPLGAPGPVQGVLTLFRTGPARPFSMAEAQAMDVMSRHVALAMRRPAPSGDERPEPAPAGPDPAAECSSE; from the coding sequence ATGACGCAGACGGCGGACGAATTCGGCGACGAACTGGCGGACTTCGTCAGACGGGTGGGCGAGCTGCGCACCGCGCGCTCGCAGTCCGACGGGGAGCAGCGGGTCGTCCTGGACGCCGCGCTCTTCGAACTCCAGCACGTGGTCGACCAGTTGTGGCCCCGCTACGAGCAGTTCGTGGCCGACGCGACGGGCGCGCCCGGCTCGCCCGGCGACCGGCAGGAGCGGCTGCTGCTCAAGGCGCTGTTCCAGCGGCTGCCGCTGCCGGTGGCGCTCGTCGACCGCGAAACCGTGGTGCGCAGGCTGAACTTCGCGGCCACCGGGCTGACCGGGGCCCGCGCCGGGTACGCGACCGGACGGCCGCTGGCCGCCCTGCTGATGCCGGGCGACCGTGCCGCGTTCCGCTCGCAGGCGGCGGCCGTGGCCCGCGGCGAGGGCGACCGCGGACTGACCGTGCGCCTCCAGCAGCGCCCCGAGGAGCCGCTGCTCGCCACCCTGACCGCGCTGCGGCCGCCGGACGAGCCGCACCCCGCCGTCCTGGTGGTCTTCCAGCCGGGGATATCCCGGGCGGCCTCCGCCGCCGCCCCGCCGCCCGAGGTGCCCGATCTCGCCGAGTCGACGCGGCACGCCCGGCTGATGGACCTGGTGGACACGATGGCGGCGGCGCTGCTGAGGCTGCCGCCCGGCGACCGCACCGAGGTGCTCGCCACCGCCGCCCGGGTGCTGTGCGGGCGCTTCGCGCAGTGGGTGGTGGCCGACGCGGTGGAGGGCGGGCTGCGGCGCGTCGCCGTGCTCGGCCCGGCGGCCGAGGAGGACTCCGCGCTGCGCCGCGCGATGGCCGGGCAGGATCCGTCCCGCGCCCCGCTGGTCGCGGAGGCGGCCCGGGCCGGGGCGACGTCGCTCCAGGTGCAGCCGGAGGACACCGACGGTTTCGGCCACGACCCCTCGGGCGCGCCGGTCCTGGCCCGTGCGGACGTGACGTCCCTGCTGTGCGTACCGCTCGGCGCGCCCGGCCCCGTACAGGGCGTGCTCACGCTCTTCCGTACGGGGCCGGCCCGGCCGTTCTCCATGGCCGAGGCGCAGGCGATGGACGTGATGTCCCGTCATGTGGCGCTGGCTATGCGGCGTCCCGCTCCATCCGGTGACGAGCGGCCGGAGCCTGCTCCCGCAGGGCCTGATCCCGCAGCCGAGTGCAGCAGCGAGTGA
- a CDS encoding ANTAR domain-containing response regulator — protein MFCEPERQRPHSASPVGRLSRLAEQSVRCAPASCGAVATLADRGPDSRVTATHPDLAPLAGVQLACGDGPIPTALDVGAPVDTEDLLTESRWPGYRALALESGVRSCVTLPFRRSGIEVTLSLYSFRPGSLDDAVFGPVSILGEETTAGLVRDRRYHAALAEVEQLEAALRSRPVIDQASGIVMHVLGCDAEEAFAVLRTVSQHANRKLSEVAEGVVRTKGRGLEDQLAAVPRPA, from the coding sequence ATGTTCTGCGAGCCGGAACGTCAACGACCGCACTCCGCTTCCCCCGTGGGCCGGCTCTCCCGGCTCGCCGAGCAGTCGGTGCGCTGCGCGCCCGCCTCCTGCGGCGCCGTGGCGACCCTCGCCGACCGCGGACCCGACAGCCGGGTCACCGCCACGCACCCGGACCTCGCGCCGCTCGCCGGCGTCCAGCTGGCCTGCGGCGACGGGCCGATCCCGACCGCGCTGGACGTCGGCGCCCCGGTGGACACCGAGGACCTGCTGACGGAGAGCCGCTGGCCCGGCTACCGCGCCCTGGCCCTGGAGTCGGGCGTACGGTCCTGTGTCACCCTTCCCTTCCGTCGCTCCGGCATCGAAGTCACCCTCAGCCTCTACAGCTTCCGCCCCGGCTCGCTCGACGACGCCGTGTTCGGCCCGGTGAGCATCCTCGGCGAGGAGACCACCGCGGGCCTCGTCCGCGACCGCCGCTACCACGCGGCCCTCGCGGAGGTGGAGCAACTGGAGGCGGCGTTGCGTTCCCGCCCGGTGATCGACCAGGCCAGCGGCATCGTGATGCATGTGCTCGGCTGCGACGCGGAGGAGGCCTTCGCCGTACTGCGCACCGTCTCGCAGCACGCCAACCGGAAGCTGTCCGAGGTCGCCGAGGGCGTGGTCCGCACCAAGGGCCGCGGCCTGGAGGACCAGCTCGCCGCCGTCCCCCGCCCCGCCTGA
- a CDS encoding aminotransferase class I/II-fold pyridoxal phosphate-dependent enzyme codes for MHGTVAEGRGPVRYGPPAPGTGLPVLPELAGVLAGAATRTGPEPPGGGPELREAACGYWRRRGLRGDPELVAAAPGAQPLLFALLASYGGDVLLPRPCPAWWTPQARLLGRPAYHVPTPAECGGVPDPYALLETVRRVRTEGGVPRLLVLSVADDPTATVAPPETVREACEAAVGEGLHIISDETWRDTLHHPHDTVLFSPAEMCPGDVTVLSDLSGALTPAGWPAAVARFPDTEHGGRGRARTLDVLTALGSVVAGPVAEAAAYALGEPDPVAVRMRRAAALHGALAEAAHRAVLAAGAFARPPQAGRHLYADLGPLRNRLAARGVTDSMELEEYLTGRLGAPAPGGHRFGDELGALRARLATRPLLGATEEECARTLDAAHPLELPHVQRALAAFGEALDGL; via the coding sequence ATGCACGGGACGGTGGCGGAAGGCCGGGGACCCGTCCGCTACGGACCGCCCGCACCCGGCACCGGGCTGCCCGTCCTGCCCGAGCTGGCCGGGGTCCTGGCGGGCGCCGCCACCCGCACCGGCCCCGAACCGCCCGGTGGCGGACCCGAGCTGCGCGAGGCCGCCTGCGGCTACTGGCGGCGGCGCGGACTGCGCGGCGACCCCGAGCTGGTGGCCGCCGCACCCGGCGCCCAGCCGCTCCTGTTCGCCCTGCTCGCCTCGTACGGGGGCGACGTGCTGCTGCCCCGCCCCTGCCCGGCCTGGTGGACCCCGCAGGCCCGGCTGCTCGGGCGGCCCGCCTACCACGTGCCGACCCCGGCGGAGTGCGGCGGCGTCCCCGACCCGTACGCCCTCCTGGAGACCGTGCGCCGGGTGCGCACCGAGGGCGGGGTGCCCCGGCTCCTTGTGCTCTCCGTCGCCGACGACCCGACCGCGACGGTCGCGCCGCCCGAGACCGTACGGGAGGCCTGCGAGGCGGCCGTGGGGGAGGGGCTGCACATCATCAGCGACGAGACGTGGCGCGACACCCTGCACCACCCGCACGACACGGTCCTGTTCAGCCCCGCCGAGATGTGCCCCGGCGACGTCACCGTCCTGTCCGACCTGTCGGGCGCGCTCACCCCGGCCGGGTGGCCCGCCGCCGTCGCCCGCTTCCCGGACACCGAGCACGGTGGCAGGGGCCGGGCCCGCACCCTCGACGTCCTCACCGCGCTCGGCTCGGTCGTGGCGGGCCCGGTCGCGGAGGCCGCCGCCTACGCCCTGGGCGAGCCGGACCCGGTCGCCGTCCGGATGCGCCGGGCCGCCGCCCTGCACGGCGCCCTCGCCGAGGCGGCCCACCGCGCGGTCCTCGCCGCCGGTGCCTTCGCCCGGCCCCCGCAGGCGGGCCGCCACCTCTACGCCGACCTCGGACCCCTCCGCAACCGGCTGGCCGCACGCGGGGTCACCGACTCGATGGAGCTGGAGGAGTACCTGACCGGCAGGCTCGGCGCCCCCGCCCCCGGCGGCCACCGCTTCGGCGACGAACTGGGCGCGCTGCGCGCCCGGCTCGCCACCCGGCCGCTGCTCGGGGCGACCGAGGAGGAGTGCGCGCGGACGCTGGACGCGGCCCACCCGCTGGAACTGCCGCACGTGCAGCGGGCGCTGGCCGCGTTCGGGGAGGCGCTCGACGGGCTGTGA
- a CDS encoding DedA family protein has product MAAFLARAAGQVPPESTQQALGYPSLFILVVLGSLVPVVPTGALVSTAAVVAFHQTAWFSLLLVFAVGALAAFLGDVALYWLGQRGVRSRGGSRWLAVLRERAAPDRLEQAQEKLNRHGAAVLVLSRLVPAGRIPVMLACLLGEMPLRTFVRGDMPACVAWAGAYGLIGILGGSLFPEPWQGVVAAVVLTLLISAGPTVWRRLRHGASAEPAEAPHPK; this is encoded by the coding sequence ATCGCCGCGTTCCTGGCGCGGGCGGCGGGCCAGGTGCCGCCGGAGTCGACCCAGCAGGCGCTCGGCTATCCGTCCCTGTTCATCCTGGTGGTGCTGGGCTCGCTGGTGCCCGTGGTGCCCACCGGGGCGCTGGTGTCGACGGCCGCGGTGGTCGCCTTCCACCAGACGGCCTGGTTCTCGCTGCTGCTGGTCTTCGCGGTGGGCGCGCTCGCCGCGTTCCTGGGGGACGTCGCCCTGTACTGGCTGGGGCAGCGCGGGGTGCGGTCGCGCGGCGGGTCGCGGTGGCTGGCGGTGCTGCGGGAGCGGGCGGCGCCGGACCGCCTGGAGCAGGCCCAGGAGAAGCTGAACCGGCACGGGGCGGCGGTCCTGGTCCTGTCCCGGCTCGTCCCGGCGGGCCGGATCCCGGTGATGCTGGCGTGTCTGCTCGGCGAGATGCCGCTGCGCACGTTCGTACGCGGCGACATGCCCGCGTGTGTGGCCTGGGCCGGTGCGTACGGCCTCATCGGCATCCTGGGCGGCTCGCTCTTCCCCGAGCCGTGGCAGGGCGTGGTCGCGGCGGTCGTGCTGACGCTGCTGATCAGCGCGGGCCCGACGGTGTGGCGCAGGCTGCGGCACGGGGCCTCGGCGGAACCGGCCGAGGCCCCGCACCCGAAGTAG
- a CDS encoding MBL fold metallo-hydrolase produces the protein MPVEITWWGHATCTVEDSGVRVLTDPLFTRRLAHLRRRRGAVPPPEAAVAEVVLVSHLHSDHLHLPSLARLAPGTRLVVPHGAVRAVPGLRKLGLRLTEVRAGDLVEAGDLRIRAVSARHDGRRLPFGPHRAPALGYVVEGRARTYFAGDTGLFDEMAEEVGPVDVALLPVGGWGPHLGPGHLDAGRAAQALARLGARAAVPVHYGTYWPIGLDGVRPHEFHAPGDDFVRHAARLAPGVTVHRLAHGESVRPEVAR, from the coding sequence GTGCCGGTGGAGATCACCTGGTGGGGTCATGCCACCTGCACGGTCGAGGACTCCGGGGTGCGGGTGCTCACCGATCCGCTCTTCACCCGTCGCCTGGCGCATCTGCGCAGACGGCGGGGGGCGGTGCCGCCGCCCGAGGCCGCCGTCGCCGAGGTGGTCCTGGTCTCTCATCTGCACTCCGACCATCTGCACCTGCCCTCCCTCGCCCGGCTCGCGCCCGGCACCCGTCTCGTCGTGCCGCACGGCGCGGTGCGGGCCGTGCCGGGGCTGCGCAAGCTCGGGCTGCGCCTCACCGAGGTACGGGCCGGGGACCTGGTCGAGGCGGGTGACCTGCGCATACGGGCGGTGAGCGCGCGGCACGACGGGCGGCGGCTGCCGTTCGGGCCGCACCGCGCGCCCGCGCTCGGCTATGTCGTCGAGGGCCGGGCGCGCACCTACTTCGCCGGGGACACCGGGCTCTTCGACGAGATGGCCGAGGAGGTCGGCCCGGTCGACGTGGCCCTGCTGCCGGTCGGCGGCTGGGGTCCCCACCTCGGCCCGGGGCACCTGGACGCGGGCCGGGCCGCCCAGGCCCTGGCGCGGCTCGGGGCGCGGGCGGCGGTGCCGGTGCACTACGGCACGTACTGGCCGATCGGGCTCGACGGGGTGCGCCCGCACGAGTTCCACGCGCCCGGCGACGACTTCGTCCGCCACGCGGCCCGCCTCGCACCCGGGGTGACGGTGCACCGCCTTGCGCACGGCGAGAGCGTACGGCCCGAGGTCGCCCGGTGA